In Campylobacter sp. VBCF_01 NA2, one DNA window encodes the following:
- the metE gene encoding 5-methyltetrahydropteroyltriglutamate--homocysteine S-methyltransferase has product MKSYITGFPRIGEQRELKKALESFWAGKCELGALEKVADELKDRHIKYQLEAWTGLISVNDFSFYDLMLDNSVLFGAVPERFANLSGVEQYFAMARGNKDAVAMEMTKWFNTNYHYIVPEISKNTKFSLNADKILNEYKAAKNNDFKDSCALKINLIGPITYLALSKSTDGSEPLAKLDELVEKYAELLGKISALDSEVVIQIDEPIFVTDRGVELTGKIAPVYNKLNSVASNIKIVFMTYFEHATEALKEVVKTDIWAVGLDFVYASAQNIKVQLEILKDAKTTLFAGVIDGRNIWKSDIDKKLEFLEFISQYVSKDRLYVGTSCSLLHVPFTLKYEEKLSPEIKSWLSFACEKLEEVCILTHLFFKIPICDSGIKKYEENQKSAKTRLNSPLIHDIAVQNRVKNLTKFERSDKFEDRIKIQREALAYGDLPTTTIGSFPQTTELRQVRNAYKKGLISKEAYEKDIKAYIDECVSFQEEIGLDILVHGEPERNDMVEYFGEQLKGYAFSANGWVQSYGSRCVKPPLLFGDVSRPAPMTVEWIKYAQGKTSKIMKGMLTGPVTIMNWSFVRDDKPRSEVVKQLALAISDEISDLQVAGIKIIQVDEAAFKEGYPLRKENISQYENFSVGAFKLAVSSADAKTQIHTHMCYSEFNDIIKTIEAMDADVISIETARSGNELLKIFKSVGYKQEVGPGVYDIHSPRVPSVDEMVAQINALLEVLPKSQLWINPDCGLKTRKWEEVKPSLKNMVEAVKIVRG; this is encoded by the coding sequence ATGAAAAGTTATATCACAGGTTTTCCGCGCATTGGCGAACAACGAGAATTAAAAAAAGCATTAGAGAGTTTTTGGGCAGGAAAGTGCGAACTGGGCGCACTAGAAAAGGTAGCAGACGAGCTAAAAGATCGCCACATAAAATACCAGTTAGAGGCATGGACTGGCTTAATTAGCGTAAATGATTTCTCATTTTATGATTTAATGCTCGATAATAGCGTGCTTTTTGGCGCAGTGCCTGAGAGATTTGCAAATTTAAGTGGCGTGGAGCAGTATTTTGCGATGGCGCGTGGAAACAAAGACGCCGTGGCAATGGAAATGACAAAGTGGTTTAACACAAACTACCACTACATTGTGCCTGAAATCAGCAAAAACACAAAATTTAGCCTAAATGCAGACAAAATTCTAAACGAATACAAAGCAGCTAAAAACAACGATTTTAAGGATAGTTGCGCGTTAAAGATAAATTTAATCGGACCGATAACCTATCTAGCACTTTCGAAAAGCACGGACGGGAGCGAACCACTAGCTAAACTTGATGAGTTAGTAGAAAAATACGCCGAGCTTCTAGGCAAGATTTCGGCCCTTGATAGCGAAGTCGTCATCCAAATCGACGAGCCGATTTTCGTAACCGATAGGGGCGTGGAGCTAACGGGAAAAATCGCACCTGTTTATAACAAGCTAAATTCGGTCGCTTCAAACATTAAAATCGTATTTATGACATATTTCGAACACGCCACAGAAGCTTTGAAAGAAGTCGTTAAAACGGACATTTGGGCTGTGGGGTTAGACTTTGTCTATGCAAGCGCGCAAAATATCAAAGTCCAGCTTGAAATCCTAAAAGATGCGAAAACTACGCTATTTGCTGGGGTAATCGACGGACGAAATATATGGAAAAGCGACATTGATAAAAAGTTAGAATTTTTGGAATTCATCTCCCAGTATGTCAGCAAAGATCGCCTTTATGTGGGAACTTCGTGTTCGCTTTTGCATGTGCCATTTACGCTAAAATATGAAGAAAAACTAAGCCCTGAGATTAAATCGTGGCTAAGTTTTGCGTGTGAAAAACTCGAAGAAGTCTGTATTTTAACGCACCTTTTCTTTAAAATTCCAATCTGCGATAGCGGTATCAAAAAATATGAAGAAAATCAAAAATCTGCCAAAACACGCCTAAATTCACCGTTGATCCACGATATAGCGGTGCAAAATCGCGTGAAAAATTTAACAAAATTTGAGCGAAGTGATAAATTTGAAGACCGCATTAAAATTCAGCGCGAAGCCCTTGCTTACGGCGATTTGCCGACTACGACGATAGGCTCTTTCCCACAAACAACCGAACTTCGCCAAGTTCGCAACGCTTATAAAAAGGGCCTAATTAGCAAGGAAGCCTACGAAAAAGATATAAAAGCCTATATCGATGAGTGTGTCTCTTTCCAAGAAGAGATTGGGCTTGATATTTTAGTCCATGGCGAGCCTGAGCGAAATGATATGGTTGAGTATTTTGGCGAACAGCTCAAAGGCTACGCATTTAGCGCAAACGGCTGGGTGCAAAGCTATGGCAGTCGCTGCGTAAAACCGCCACTTTTATTTGGTGATGTTTCGCGCCCTGCACCGATGACCGTAGAGTGGATAAAATACGCGCAAGGCAAAACAAGCAAGATTATGAAGGGTATGCTAACTGGACCAGTTACGATTATGAACTGGTCGTTTGTGCGTGATGATAAGCCTAGAAGCGAGGTTGTCAAGCAACTAGCTTTGGCAATTAGCGATGAAATTTCTGATTTACAAGTTGCAGGTATTAAGATAATCCAAGTCGATGAAGCAGCCTTTAAAGAGGGCTATCCGCTTCGTAAGGAAAATATCAGCCAATACGAAAATTTCTCGGTGGGCGCGTTTAAACTCGCAGTTTCAAGCGCAGACGCTAAGACGCAAATTCACACTCACATGTGCTATTCTGAATTTAACGATATTATCAAAACGATTGAAGCGATGGACGCCGATGTTATCAGCATAGAAACGGCGCGTTCAGGCAACGAACTTTTGAAAATTTTTAAATCAGTCGGCTACAAACAAGAAGTAGGACCTGGCGTGTATGATATACACAGCCCAAGAGTGCCAAGTGTTGATGAAATGGTAGCGCAAATTAACGCACTTTTAGAAGTTTTACCAAAAAGTCAGCTTTGGATAAATCCTGATTGTGGGCTTAAAACTCGCAAATGGGAAGAGGTAAAACCAAGCCTAAAAAATATGGTAGAAGCTGTGAAAATTGTAAGAGGATAG
- the mnmA gene encoding tRNA 2-thiouridine(34) synthase MnmA → MKIMVALSGGVDSSMSAKLLKDAGHEIEGCYMKLHEKPGYHEKNIEKVRKVGEFLGIKTHILDLQDEFRREVYEPFVRTYQNGLTPNPCALCNRTIKLGKLLEFAHKNGCERLATGHYVRVENGLLKKARDESKDQSYFLANVNPNALKSMIFPLGEMLKSEVKAKASAYPELIEIASQSESSEICFVENTYIEILQRHTNTKTPGVVKNTNGEIIGTHEGYMHYTIGKRRGFRIDGAHEPHFVLKIDAQNNEIIVGGRDELDTYEFSTRNLNAFVSVDEILNRPNLGVKLRYRSTKIPVKIALNERGGVSGTLSQPANGVAGGQLAVFYDEEDRVLASGFIE, encoded by the coding sequence TTGAAAATCATGGTCGCCCTAAGCGGGGGCGTGGATAGCTCGATGAGCGCGAAGCTTTTAAAGGACGCTGGGCACGAGATCGAGGGCTGCTATATGAAGCTACACGAAAAGCCGGGCTATCACGAGAAAAATATCGAAAAAGTGCGCAAAGTAGGGGAGTTTTTGGGGATAAAAACGCATATTTTGGATTTGCAAGATGAGTTTAGGCGCGAGGTTTATGAGCCATTTGTGCGCACATACCAAAACGGTCTTACGCCCAATCCCTGCGCGCTGTGTAACCGCACAATCAAGCTTGGCAAGCTTTTGGAATTTGCCCATAAAAACGGCTGCGAACGCCTAGCCACTGGGCATTATGTGCGCGTGGAAAACGGACTTTTAAAAAAGGCGCGCGATGAGAGCAAAGATCAAAGCTATTTTTTGGCAAATGTTAATCCAAATGCCTTAAAATCTATGATTTTCCCGCTTGGCGAAATGCTTAAAAGCGAAGTCAAAGCCAAGGCTAGCGCGTATCCAGAGCTTATAGAAATCGCTTCGCAAAGCGAGAGTAGCGAGATTTGCTTCGTGGAAAATACCTATATCGAAATTTTACAGCGCCACACAAACACCAAAACCCCGGGCGTGGTAAAAAACACAAATGGCGAAATTATCGGCACTCACGAGGGCTATATGCACTACACAATCGGCAAAAGGCGTGGGTTTCGCATAGACGGCGCGCATGAGCCGCATTTCGTGCTCAAAATCGACGCGCAAAATAACGAAATCATCGTCGGCGGGCGTGATGAGCTCGATACTTACGAGTTTTCGACGCGCAATTTAAACGCATTTGTGAGTGTAGATGAAATTTTAAACAGACCAAATTTGGGCGTGAAACTTAGATATCGAAGCACGAAAATCCCTGTAAAAATCGCGCTAAATGAGCGTGGCGGGGTTAGTGGCACGCTCTCTCAGCCAGCAAATGGCGTAGCTGGGGGACAGCTGGCGGTTTTTTACGACGAAGAGGACCGCGTGCTAGCCAGCGGGTTTATTGAGTGA
- a CDS encoding TIGR00730 family Rossman fold protein, which produces MQIREILQDIRTAKNSLNFIEPGVTIFGSARLNASNQYVKDAEKLCAALADMGYAVITGGGGGIMRGANKGAFARAKAPSVGFNIKLPFEQKSNAFLTHDVHFKTFAPRKGALIANSEIFVIFPGGFGTMDELFEVLTLKQTGFKTAQIYLYDAKFYAPLVEFFKTSMLALGTIDEGDLAGFRLCSSIEEIIEHIKKEKI; this is translated from the coding sequence ATGCAAATACGAGAAATTTTACAAGATATCAGAACGGCGAAAAATAGCCTAAATTTCATAGAACCAGGCGTTACGATTTTTGGCTCAGCGAGGCTAAATGCGAGCAATCAATATGTCAAAGACGCAGAAAAACTCTGCGCGGCACTCGCTGATATGGGATATGCGGTCATCACAGGCGGAGGTGGCGGGATAATGCGCGGGGCAAACAAAGGCGCATTTGCTCGCGCAAAAGCCCCAAGCGTGGGCTTTAACATAAAGCTTCCTTTCGAGCAAAAAAGCAATGCGTTTTTGACTCACGATGTGCATTTTAAAACCTTTGCCCCTAGAAAAGGCGCGCTCATCGCAAATAGCGAAATTTTCGTTATTTTCCCGGGTGGGTTTGGGACGATGGACGAGCTGTTTGAGGTATTAACCCTCAAACAAACAGGCTTTAAAACAGCCCAAATTTATCTATACGACGCCAAATTTTACGCCCCTTTGGTGGAGTTTTTCAAAACCTCAATGTTGGCTTTGGGGACGATTGATGAGGGTGATTTGGCGGGATTTAGGCTCTGTTCTAGCATAGAAGAGATAATAGAGCATATCAAAAAGGAGAAAATTTGA
- a CDS encoding nucleotide-binding protein, whose protein sequence is MKNKILTFLSAKGGVGKSQIVANFAQILANAGYSVAVLEVPNFNNQEIILNAKIDKNQIFVFANSWAKGLKILPNLTLIAPNDGVFLSENGAIESFLGATLGADMFDFILIDASLDYAKKLVEFDTEPIVVCANEPCAISNTYAFLKSLNLPQKEILFLMNFASCEDEAVGIFENLKSVAQKNLGEVKFGLVGFMPYDKYVFINAQNRELFSISRPFCKASIALRDSVSRTLVALGLEALPKRGAFGGFLGKLSNLI, encoded by the coding sequence ATGAAAAATAAAATTCTAACATTTCTAAGCGCAAAAGGGGGAGTTGGCAAGAGCCAGATTGTGGCGAATTTCGCTCAAATTTTAGCTAACGCAGGATACTCTGTGGCTGTGCTAGAAGTGCCAAATTTCAATAACCAAGAGATAATCTTAAACGCTAAAATCGACAAAAACCAAATTTTTGTTTTCGCAAACTCTTGGGCCAAGGGGCTTAAAATTTTGCCAAATTTGACGCTGATTGCGCCAAATGACGGCGTGTTTTTAAGCGAAAATGGCGCGATAGAGAGCTTTTTGGGCGCAACGCTTGGCGCGGATATGTTTGATTTCATCTTAATCGACGCTTCGCTAGATTATGCGAAAAAACTAGTAGAATTTGACACCGAGCCGATTGTGGTGTGCGCGAACGAACCCTGCGCTATTAGCAACACTTACGCGTTTTTGAAATCGCTAAATTTGCCACAAAAAGAGATTTTGTTTTTGATGAATTTCGCCTCTTGCGAGGACGAGGCTGTGGGGATATTCGAAAATCTAAAATCCGTGGCGCAAAAGAATTTGGGCGAGGTGAAATTTGGGCTAGTTGGCTTCATGCCTTATGATAAATATGTCTTTATAAACGCCCAAAACAGGGAGCTTTTCAGTATCTCGCGCCCGTTTTGCAAGGCTAGTATCGCGCTTCGTGATAGCGTAAGCAGGACGCTGGTGGCACTTGGGCTTGAAGCTTTGCCAAAGCGCGGCGCTTTTGGTGGCTTTCTAGGAAAGCTTAGTAATTTAATCTAA
- the folK gene encoding 2-amino-4-hydroxy-6-hydroxymethyldihydropteridine diphosphokinase: MQILAQKNGFLRLNEAVRVIKSRNFPRKFAKKENFKFCYILGLGGNIGDTRARFERVYHLLQKNPNFFVCASSQILENKPFGFLEQSNFLNATLCVQSSLAPNLMLKTMQKIELKFGRKRSFKNAPRTLDIDILYSSAKIRRNERLIVPHPGAAERISVIYPLGSMIEKGLV; encoded by the coding sequence ATGCAAATTCTAGCGCAAAAAAACGGATTTTTAAGGCTAAATGAAGCTGTGAGGGTCATAAAAAGCCGGAATTTCCCGCGCAAATTCGCCAAAAAAGAGAATTTTAAATTTTGCTATATTTTAGGGCTTGGCGGAAACATAGGCGATACTAGGGCGAGGTTCGAGCGTGTGTATCACCTGCTACAAAAAAATCCAAATTTTTTCGTTTGCGCCTCGTCGCAAATTTTAGAAAACAAGCCATTTGGGTTTTTAGAGCAGAGCAATTTTTTAAACGCTACGCTGTGCGTGCAAAGCTCGCTCGCACCGAATTTAATGCTAAAAACTATGCAAAAAATCGAGCTTAAATTTGGGCGCAAACGAAGCTTCAAAAACGCCCCGCGCACGCTAGATATTGACATTTTGTATTCTAGCGCGAAAATTAGACGAAACGAGCGCTTAATCGTGCCACACCCAGGCGCAGCAGAGCGCATAAGCGTGATTTATCCACTTGGAAGTATGATTGAAAAAGGTTTGGTATGA